A stretch of the Geovibrio thiophilus genome encodes the following:
- a CDS encoding response regulator, with protein MDLSKLRVLCVEDDEIARLSIVNIIRRRAAEVYMASNGQEGLDVFIEKRPDLVVADLAMPVMDGAEMIASIREHDKHVPIVIVTAFPDQGKNLDGADYIMVKPVHKDLLLELLHACVRKINEKGKA; from the coding sequence TTGGATTTAAGCAAGCTCAGGGTACTTTGCGTTGAGGATGACGAAATAGCCAGACTCTCCATCGTGAATATCATCCGCAGAAGGGCGGCTGAGGTTTACATGGCTTCCAACGGTCAGGAAGGACTGGATGTCTTTATTGAAAAACGTCCCGATCTCGTGGTGGCAGATCTCGCAATGCCCGTTATGGACGGCGCTGAGATGATAGCCTCCATCAGAGAGCATGATAAGCATGTACCCATCGTAATCGTAACCGCTTTTCCCGATCAGGGAAAAAATCTCGACGGCGCTGACTATATAATGGTCAAGCCCGTTCATAAGGATCTTCTTCTGGAACTTCTCCATGCCTGTGTGAGAAAAATAAACGAAAAAGGGAAAGCCTGA
- a CDS encoding ClpXP protease specificity-enhancing factor SspB, whose protein sequence is MDSIIPFKKELIGSVTANYLKFFMHISPHPGVVIGRRGLVDEEKTRGIVLVFGPQSYRDFRMEDSFISVTMKFSGRWEEVFIPYEAVAAVFNDPVSPEFIVNFRVPEKKTEQPKEENNTHQEGKIIRHDFGKKK, encoded by the coding sequence ATGGATTCAATTATACCCTTCAAAAAAGAGCTTATCGGAAGCGTTACGGCGAACTATCTCAAGTTCTTCATGCACATATCGCCGCATCCGGGCGTGGTTATAGGCAGGCGCGGTCTGGTGGATGAGGAAAAAACAAGAGGTATTGTTCTTGTTTTCGGTCCGCAGTCATACCGTGATTTCAGAATGGAGGACAGCTTCATATCCGTCACAATGAAATTCTCCGGCAGATGGGAGGAGGTTTTCATCCCGTACGAAGCCGTAGCGGCAGTATTCAACGACCCTGTCTCTCCTGAGTTCATCGTAAATTTCCGCGTTCCCGAGAAAAAAACCGAACAGCCCAAAGAGGAAAACAACACTCATCAGGAAGGCAAAATAATAAGACACGACTTCGGAAAGAAGAAGTAA
- a CDS encoding 3'-5' exonuclease: protein MITKLFGRKNVENKPKDPIAIYVNKMCEAAKNHSVMGEKIEEAVFSVVDTETTGLDLTKARVINIAAVKVQNFKIIDFYNTFINPEMVIPPESVKWHNITDEMVRDKPKVEEILPDFMKFVGSSVIVGHHINFDIKMINKELNSCFGCQLHNQWLDTMLIYSRAIIKKEDHLTLDHLFDVYNVKCNGRHTALGDALATAEVFTKMIFQANEHYNTIRELVDCQKSLLT from the coding sequence ATGATAACTAAGCTGTTCGGCAGGAAGAACGTTGAAAATAAACCGAAAGACCCCATTGCTATTTATGTTAATAAAATGTGTGAAGCGGCAAAGAATCATTCCGTTATGGGCGAAAAGATAGAGGAAGCCGTTTTCTCTGTGGTCGATACGGAAACCACAGGTCTTGACCTCACCAAGGCAAGGGTGATCAATATAGCCGCCGTTAAGGTGCAGAACTTTAAAATAATCGACTTTTACAACACGTTTATCAACCCTGAAATGGTCATACCGCCGGAATCAGTGAAATGGCACAACATCACCGATGAAATGGTGCGGGACAAGCCGAAGGTGGAGGAGATTCTGCCTGATTTCATGAAGTTTGTCGGCTCATCGGTAATTGTAGGTCACCACATCAACTTTGACATAAAGATGATCAACAAAGAACTTAACAGCTGCTTCGGCTGCCAGCTTCACAACCAGTGGCTGGATACAATGCTTATCTACTCCCGTGCTATCATCAAGAAGGAGGATCATCTCACGCTGGATCACCTTTTTGACGTGTACAATGTCAAGTGTAACGGAAGACACACCGCCCTCGGGGACGCTCTTGCCACTGCGGAAGTTTTCACTAAGATGATCTTTCAGGCAAACGAACACTACAACACAATCCGCGAGCTTGTGGACTGTCAGAAAAGCCTGCTGACATAA